A genomic window from Glycine soja cultivar W05 chromosome 10, ASM419377v2, whole genome shotgun sequence includes:
- the LOC114370649 gene encoding uncharacterized protein LOC114370649: MNETGKKKHVREPPSVPFIWEVKPGIPKKDWKPEPEPEVPKTPLKLIASVPFVWEEKPGKPLPNFSVDHPVPPKPLLIHVASSSAFSFACNFGHDHDKDKGSLSSSDNESITTLDLEAFSFDEDESFVSSVPSLLANCLVPSAKVSTAIPLRETTPSSPASSSETDSGTSSYATGMSSPIGATFLECLFPLFPPKSGFLERDENLEKVTSSPQELREKELVHENCASDLVRKPPTLGELIMISRRRSCRRKAIQMKKWDPPKKITRKQAFGCFSVVTDSNMIEGLLKRKYFPKLKLV, from the exons atgaatgaaacAGGAAAGAAGAAGCATGTTAGGGAACCACCTTCAGTTCCTTTCATATGGGAAGTAAAGCCAGGCATTCCTAAGAAAGATTGGAAGCCAGAGCCAGAGCCAGAGGTCCCTAAAACTCCACTCAAACTAATTGCCTCAGTCCCCTTTGTTTGGGAAGAAAAGCCAGGAAAACCTCTTCCCAATTTCTCAGTGGACCACCCTGTGCCTCCAAAGCCATTACTTATTCATGTTGCATCATCTTCAGCATTTTCTTTTGCATGCAACTTTGGCCATGATCATGACAAAGACAAAGGAAGCTTAAGCAGCAGTGACAATGAAAGCATAACTACCTTAGACCTTGAAGCATTTAGCTTTGATGAAGATGAGTCTTTTGTTAGTTCAGTTCCCTCATTGCTTGCAAATTGTCTTGTGCCATCAGCTAAAGTTTCCACTGCCATTCCACTGAGGGAAACCACCCCATCCTCACCAGCCTCCTCCTCAGAGACAGACAGTGGCACAAGCAGCTATGCAACTGGCATGTCAAGTCCAATTGGTGCTACGTTCCTTGAGTGTTTATTTCCCTTGTTTCCACCTAAGTCTGGCTTCCTTGAAAGGGATGAGAATTTGGAAAAAGTAACTTCAAGCCCGCAAGAACTAAGAGAGAAAGAGCTTGTTCATGAAAATTGTGCCAGTGACTTGGTAAGGAAGCCACCAACACTTGGAGAGCTGATTATGATAAGCCGAAGAAGAAGCTGCAGAAGGAAAGCAATTCAAATGAAAAAGTGGGATCCACCAAAG AAAATCACTAGAAAGCAAGCGTTTGGATGCTTCTCCGTTGTAACTGACAGCAATATGATTGAAGGGCTGCTAAAGAGGAAGTACTTTCCCAAACTGAAACTGGTATAG
- the LOC114370103 gene encoding LRR receptor-like serine/threonine-protein kinase ERL1 isoform X2 translates to MEDNALVLLFYPGRHKWKLLMSPLLLMLLLISPLASSFSEEGQALMAMKALFSNMADVLLDWDDAHNDDFCSWRGVFCDNVSHTVVSLNLSSLNLGGEISPAIGDLTNLQSIDLQGNKLTGQIPDEIGNCAALVHLDLSDNQLYGDIPFSLSKLKQLELLNLKSNQLTGPIPSTLSQIPNLKTLDLARNRLSGEIPRILYWNEVLQYLGLRGNMLSGTLSRDICQLTGLWYFDVRGNNLTGTIPDNIGNCTSFEILDISYNQITGEIPFNIGFLQVATLSLQGNRLTGKIPEVIGLMQALAILDLSENELVGSIPPILGNLTFTGKLYLHGNMLTGPIPPELGNMSKLSYLQLNDNGLVGNIPNEFGKLEHLFELNLANNHLDGTIPHNISSCTALNQFNVHGNQLSGSIPLSFRSLESLTCLNLSSNNFKGIIPVELGHIINLDTLDLSSNNFSGHVPASVGYLEHLLTLNLSHNHLDGSLPAEFGNLRSIEILDLSFNNISGSIPPEIGQLQNLMSLFMNHNDLRGKIPDQLTNCFSLTSLNLSYNNLSGVIPSMKNFSWFSADSFLGNSLLCGDWLGSKCRPYIPKSREIFSRVAVVCLILGIMILLAMVFVAFYRSSQSKQLMKGTSGTGQGPPKLVILHMDMAIHTLDDIIRGTENLSEKYIIGYGASSTVYKCVLKNSRPIAIKRLYNQQPHNIREFETELETVGSIRHRNLVTLHGYALTPYGNLLFYDYMANGSLWDLLHGPLKVKLDWETRLRIAVGAAEGLAYLHHDCNPRIVHRDIKSSNILLDENFEAHLSDFGTAKCISTAKTHASTYVLGTIGYIDPEYARTSRLNEKSDVYSFGIVLLELLTGKKAVDNESNLHQLILSKADNNTVMEAVDPEVSITCTDLAHVKKTFQLALLCTKKNPSERPSMHEVARVLVSLLPSPPSKILAPPAKKFDYAHFVIEKGQQRKMEEQKPQQDNNSSNAQWFVRFGDVISKST, encoded by the exons ATGGAAGACAATGCCTTGGTGCTGTTGTTCTATCCTGGCCGTCACAAGTGGAAGCTTCTCATGTCTCCTTTGCTGCTCATGCTCTTGCTTATCTCACCACTGGCTTCCTCCTTCAGTGAAGAAG GACAAGCGTTAATGGCTATGAAGGCTTTGTTCAGTAATATGGCAGACGTTCTCCTTGACTGGGATGACGCGCATAATGACGACTTTTGCTCTTGGCGTGGAGTTTTCTGTGACAATGTCAGCCATACTGTGGTTTCTCT GAACCTGTCCAGTTTGAACCTTGGTGGAGAGATATCACCGGCCATTGGTGACTTGACAAACTTGCAATCCAT AGACTTGCAAGGGAATAAACTAACTGGGCAAATCCCTGATGAAATTGGAAACTGTGCAGCACTTGTTCATCT GGATTTGTCCGATAATCAGCTTTATGGTGATATACCTTTCTCATTGTCAAAGTTGAAGCAGCTCGAGCTTTT aaatttaaagagCAATCAATTGACTGGTCCTATCCCTTCAACTTTATCCCAAATTCCCAACCTCAAGACTCT GGATCTTGCTCGGAATAGGCTCAGTGGCGAGATACCAAGAATACTCTATTGGAATGAAGTCTTGCAGTACCT TGGGTTGCGTGGGAACATGTTGAGTGGTACTTTGTCCCGTGATATCTGTCAATTAACTGGTTTGTGGTATTT TGATGTGAGAGGTAATAATTTGACTGGTACTATACCTGACAACATTGGGAACTGTACAAGTTTTGAAATCTT GGACATATCGTATAATCAGATTACTGGGGAGATTCCATTTAATATTGGATTTCTGCAAGTTGCTACTTT GTCACTTCAAGGAAATAGACTAACTGGGAAGATTCCAGAAGTGATTGGTTTAATGCAAGCCCTTGCAATATT GGATTTGAGTGAGAATGAGTTAGTGGGCTCGATTCCCCCCATTCTTGGTAATCTGACTTTCACTGGCAAATT GTACCTTCATGGAAACATGCTTACGGGTCCTATACCTCCTGAACTTGGCAATATGTCCAAACTGAGCTACCT GCAATTGAATGATAACGGCCTAGTGGGTAATATTCCAAATGAATTTGGGAAGCTAGAACATCTTTTTGAATT GAATCTCGCGAACAATCATCTTGATGGAACTATCCCACATAACATAAGCTCCTGCACTGCCTTAAATCAAtt TAATGTGCATGGTAATCAGTTAAGCGGTTCTATTCCATTGAGCTTCCGCAGCCTAGAGAGTTTGACATGCTT AAACCTCTCATCAAACAACTTCAAGGGGATTATACCAGTTGAGTTGGGGCATATCATTAATCTAGATACATT GGATCTATCTAGCAATAATTTTTCAGGGCATGTGCCAGCATCTGTTGGTTATCTAGAGCATCTCCTGACCCT GAATTTGAGTCATAACCACCTTGATGGTTCCTTGCCTGCTGAATTTGGGAATCTCAGAAGCATTGAGATTCT TGATTTGTCATTCAACAATATCTCTGGTAGCATTCCTCCGGAAATTGGACAGCTGCAGAACCTTATGTCTCT GTTTATGAACCACAATGATCTGCGTGGGAAGATTCCTGATCAGTTGACTAATTGTTTCAGTCTAACCTCACT aAATTTGTCCTATAATAACCTTTCTGGTGTAATTCCTTCAATGAAGAACTTCTCATGGTTTTCTGCTGACAG CTTCCTTGGAAATTCTTTACTATGTGGAGATTGGTTAGGATCAAAATGCCGTCCTTACATACCAAAATCAAGAG agATTTTTTCGAGAGTTGCTGTTGTATGCCTCATTCTTGGAATTATGATATTGTTGGCCATGGTATTTGTAGCATTCTACAGATCCAGCCAATCGAAGCAATTGATGAAAGGAACCAGTGGAACTGGGCAAG GTCCTCCAAAACTAGTTATTCTTCACATGGATATGGCTATCCACACCTTGGATGATATAATCAGAGGTACTGAGAATCTCAGTGAGAAATATATCATAGGGTATGGTGCCTCTAGCACTGTATACAAATGTGTTTTGAAGAATTCCCGACCAATTGCAATTAAGCGACTGTACAACCAACAACCACACAATATAAGGGAGTTTGAGACCGAACTTGAAACAGTTGGTAGCATTAGACATAGAAATCTTGTCACCTTGCATGGATATGCTCTTACTCCCTATGGAAATCTTCTTTTCTATGACTATATGGCGAATGGCTCACTGTGGGATCTTCTACATG gtcctttgaaggtgaaacTTGATTGGGAAACTCGCCTGAGGATTGCTGTTGGAGCAGCCGAAGGGCTTGCATATCTCCATCATGACTGCAATCCACGAATAGTTCACAGAGACATCAAGTCTTCAAATATTCTGTTGGATGAGAACTTTGAGGCGCATCTTTCTGACTTTGGCACGGCAAAATGTATCTCAACAGCAAAAACTCACGCATCAACTTATGTCCTTGGAACTATAGGCTATATTGACCCTGAGTATGCCCGAACATCTAGGCTGAATGAAAAATCAGATGTGTATAGTTTTGGAATAGTTCTGCTGGAGCTACTTACTGGGAAGAAGGCCGTGGACAATGAGTCCAATTTGCATCAATTG ATATTGTCCAAGGCAGATAACAACACTGTAATGGAAGCTGTGGATCCAGAGGTCTCTATTACCTGCACTGATCTGGCTCATGTCAAGAAGACCTTTCAGCTTGCTTTGCTTTGCACGAAAAAGAACCCTTCTGAGAGGCCTAGCATGCATGAAGTAGCCAGGGTGCTGGTATCACTACTTCCTTCACCTCCAAGTAAAATCCTTGCCCCTCCTGCAAAGAAGTTCGACTATGCGCATTTTGTGATCGAGAAGGGACAACAGAGAAAAATGGAAGAACAAAAACCTCAGCAGGATAACAACTCATCCAATGCTCAATGGTTTGTTCGCTTTGGGGATGTTATCTCCAAGAGCACTTGA
- the LOC114369521 gene encoding mediator of RNA polymerase II transcription subunit 31-like: protein MASKIESENSTDTSPSSPKNIYKDPDDGQQRFLLELEFVQCLANPTYIHYLAQNRYFEDEAFIGYLKYLQYWQRPEYIKFIMYPHCLYFLELLQNANFRNAMAHPTNKELAHRQQFYFWKNYRNNRLKHILPRSLPELSATPAAPAPASTSSQAPVSALPPVPATSVAVTATPSQAPSPMPYGMPPGSGLAKNDMRNPTVDNRRKRK from the exons ATGGCCTCTAAAATCGAAAGCGAGAATTCAACCGATACTTCTCCATCATC GCCAAAGAACATATACAAAGATCCAGATGATGGGCAGCAGCGCTTTTTGCTTGAATTGGAGTTTGTTCAGTGCCTTGCCAATCCTACCTACATCCACT ATTTGGCCCAAAATCGATACTTTGAGGATGAAGCATTCATTGGATACTTAAAGTATCTTCAATATTGGCAACGCCctgaatatattaaatttattat GTATCCTCATTGCCTCTATTTTCTTGAGCTGCTTCAGAATGCAAATTTTCGCAATGCAATGGCGCATCCAACCAATAAG GAACTGGCACACAGACAACAATTCTACTTCTGGAAGAACTATAGGAACAATCGGCTAAAACACATTTTACCAAGATCCCTTCCTGAACTTAGCGCCACACCTGCAGCTCCTGCTCCTGCTTCAACCTCATCTCAGGCACCTGTGTCTGCACTACCACCAGTACCTGCAACAAGTGTTGCTGTGACAGCAACACCTTCTCAAGCTCCTTCTCCAATGCCATATGGTATGCCCCCTGGCTCTGGTCTTGCAAAAAATGACATGAGGAATCCTACAGTTGATAATAGAAGGAAGAGAAAGTGA
- the LOC114370762 gene encoding ATP sulfurylase 1, chloroplastic-like produces MTSMATFFAQTSFPSHSLSKTFDTHFAPAPKVNVFVNFRARRHVGVRVSNALIEPDGGKLVELVVTDFERDLKKGEALSLPRIKLSRIDLEWVHVLSEGWATPLKGFMREAEFLQTLHFNSLRLDDGSVVNMSVPIVLAIDDAQKHRIGDNKKVALFDSKGDPVAILNNIEIYKHPKEERIARTWGTIAPGLPYVEQTITNAGNWLIGGDLEVIEPIQYNDGLDHFRLSPAQLRAEFTRRNADAVFAFQLRNPVHNGHALLMTDTRKRLLEMGYKNPVLLLHPLGGYTKADDVPLDWRMKQHEKVLEDGVLDPETTVVSIFPSPMHYAGPTEVQWHAKARINAGANFYIVGRDPAGMSHPVEKRDLYDADHGKKVLSMAPGLERLNILPFRVAAYDKTQGKMAFFDPSRPQDFLFISGTKMRTLARNKESPPDGFMCPGGWKVLVDYYDSLVLSSNGKVQEAVPA; encoded by the exons ATGACGTCCATGGCCACTTTCTTCGCCCAAACCTCCTTCCCCTCCCACTCTCTCTCCAAAACCTTCGATACCCATTTCGCCCCTGCCCCGAAAGTCAACGTCTTTGTGAACTTCAGGGCGAGGAGGCACGTTGGGGTGCGAGTTTCGAACGCGCTGATCGAACCAGATGGAGGGAAGCTCGTGGAGCTTGTGGTGACGGATTTTGAGAGGGATTTGAAGAAGGGTGAGGCTCTTTCGTTGCCGAGGATCAAGCTCTCAAGGATTGACCTTGAGTGGGTCCATGTCCTCAGCGAAGGATGGGCCACACCCCTGAAAGGCTTCATGAGAGAAGCCGAGTTCCTCCAAACGCTTCATTTCAACTCGCTCCGACTCGATGATGGGTCGGTCGTGAACATGTCAGTGCCCATCGTGCTGGCTATTGATGATGCGCAGAAGCATCGGATCGGGGATAACAAAAAGGTTGCTCTTTTTGATTCCAAGGGAGACCCCGTTGCAATTCTCAATAA TATTGAGATTTATAAGCATCCTAAAGAAGAAAGAATAGCCCGAACTTGGGGAACCATTGCCCCTGGCCTACCTTATGTTGAACAAACTATAACCAATGCTGGAAATTGGTTGATTGGGGGTGACCTAGAGGTCATTGAACCAATTCAGTACAATGATGGACTTGATCATTTTCGTCTATCTCCGGCACAACTCCGTGCAGAGTTCACAAGGCGCAATGCGGATGCTGTGTTTGCCTTCCAGCTCCGGAATCCTGTTCACAATGGCCATGCTTTGCTAATGACTGACACCCGAAAGCGCCTTCTTGAGATGGGCTATAAGAATCCTGTCCTCTTGCTTCATCCACTTGGAGGCTACACCAAAGCTGATGATGTCCCACTTGATTGGCGAATGAAGCAACATGAGAAG GTACTTGAGGATGGTGTTCTTGATCCAGAGACAACTGTGGTATCCATATTCCCATCTCCCATGCACTATGCTGGACCCACGGAGGTGCAGTGGCATGCAAAGGCTAGGATCAATGCAGGGGCTAACTTCTATATCGTTGGTCGTGACCCCGCAGGCATGAGCCATCCAGTTGAGAAAAGAGATCTGTATGATGCTGACCATGGAAAGAAAGTATTGAGCATGGCACCGGGACTAGAGCGTCTAAACATTCTTCCTTTCAGG GTTGCTGCATATGACAAGACTCAGGGTAAAATGGCATTCTTTGACCCTTCAAGGCCTCAGGACTTCCTGTTCATATCAGGCACAAAG ATGCGCACACTGGCAAGGAACAAAGAAAGTCCTCCTGATGGATTTATGTGCCCTGGTGGATGGAAGGTGCTGGTTGATTACTATGATAGCTTAGTACTCTCAAGCAACGGCAAAGTGCAGGAAGCTGTTCCAGCTTAA
- the LOC114370103 gene encoding LRR receptor-like serine/threonine-protein kinase ERL1 isoform X1 — protein MEDNALVLLFYPGRHKWKLLMSPLLLMLLLISPLASSFSEEGQALMAMKALFSNMADVLLDWDDAHNDDFCSWRGVFCDNVSHTVVSLNLSSLNLGGEISPAIGDLTNLQSIDLQGNKLTGQIPDEIGNCAALVHLDLSDNQLYGDIPFSLSKLKQLELLNLKSNQLTGPIPSTLSQIPNLKTLDLARNRLSGEIPRILYWNEVLQYLGLRGNMLSGTLSRDICQLTGLWYFDVRGNNLTGTIPDNIGNCTSFEILDISYNQITGEIPFNIGFLQVATLSLQGNRLTGKIPEVIGLMQALAILDLSENELVGSIPPILGNLTFTGKLYLHGNMLTGPIPPELGNMSKLSYLQLNDNGLVGNIPNEFGKLEHLFELNLANNHLDGTIPHNISSCTALNQFNVHGNQLSGSIPLSFRSLESLTCLNLSSNNFKGIIPVELGHIINLDTLDLSSNNFSGHVPASVGYLEHLLTLNLSHNHLDGSLPAEFGNLRSIEILDLSFNNISGSIPPEIGQLQNLMSLFMNHNDLRGKIPDQLTNCFSLTSLNLSYNNLSGVIPSMKNFSWFSADSFLGNSLLCGDWLGSKCRPYIPKSREIFSRVAVVCLILGIMILLAMVFVAFYRSSQSKQLMKGTSGTGQGMLNGPPKLVILHMDMAIHTLDDIIRGTENLSEKYIIGYGASSTVYKCVLKNSRPIAIKRLYNQQPHNIREFETELETVGSIRHRNLVTLHGYALTPYGNLLFYDYMANGSLWDLLHGPLKVKLDWETRLRIAVGAAEGLAYLHHDCNPRIVHRDIKSSNILLDENFEAHLSDFGTAKCISTAKTHASTYVLGTIGYIDPEYARTSRLNEKSDVYSFGIVLLELLTGKKAVDNESNLHQLILSKADNNTVMEAVDPEVSITCTDLAHVKKTFQLALLCTKKNPSERPSMHEVARVLVSLLPSPPSKILAPPAKKFDYAHFVIEKGQQRKMEEQKPQQDNNSSNAQWFVRFGDVISKST, from the exons ATGGAAGACAATGCCTTGGTGCTGTTGTTCTATCCTGGCCGTCACAAGTGGAAGCTTCTCATGTCTCCTTTGCTGCTCATGCTCTTGCTTATCTCACCACTGGCTTCCTCCTTCAGTGAAGAAG GACAAGCGTTAATGGCTATGAAGGCTTTGTTCAGTAATATGGCAGACGTTCTCCTTGACTGGGATGACGCGCATAATGACGACTTTTGCTCTTGGCGTGGAGTTTTCTGTGACAATGTCAGCCATACTGTGGTTTCTCT GAACCTGTCCAGTTTGAACCTTGGTGGAGAGATATCACCGGCCATTGGTGACTTGACAAACTTGCAATCCAT AGACTTGCAAGGGAATAAACTAACTGGGCAAATCCCTGATGAAATTGGAAACTGTGCAGCACTTGTTCATCT GGATTTGTCCGATAATCAGCTTTATGGTGATATACCTTTCTCATTGTCAAAGTTGAAGCAGCTCGAGCTTTT aaatttaaagagCAATCAATTGACTGGTCCTATCCCTTCAACTTTATCCCAAATTCCCAACCTCAAGACTCT GGATCTTGCTCGGAATAGGCTCAGTGGCGAGATACCAAGAATACTCTATTGGAATGAAGTCTTGCAGTACCT TGGGTTGCGTGGGAACATGTTGAGTGGTACTTTGTCCCGTGATATCTGTCAATTAACTGGTTTGTGGTATTT TGATGTGAGAGGTAATAATTTGACTGGTACTATACCTGACAACATTGGGAACTGTACAAGTTTTGAAATCTT GGACATATCGTATAATCAGATTACTGGGGAGATTCCATTTAATATTGGATTTCTGCAAGTTGCTACTTT GTCACTTCAAGGAAATAGACTAACTGGGAAGATTCCAGAAGTGATTGGTTTAATGCAAGCCCTTGCAATATT GGATTTGAGTGAGAATGAGTTAGTGGGCTCGATTCCCCCCATTCTTGGTAATCTGACTTTCACTGGCAAATT GTACCTTCATGGAAACATGCTTACGGGTCCTATACCTCCTGAACTTGGCAATATGTCCAAACTGAGCTACCT GCAATTGAATGATAACGGCCTAGTGGGTAATATTCCAAATGAATTTGGGAAGCTAGAACATCTTTTTGAATT GAATCTCGCGAACAATCATCTTGATGGAACTATCCCACATAACATAAGCTCCTGCACTGCCTTAAATCAAtt TAATGTGCATGGTAATCAGTTAAGCGGTTCTATTCCATTGAGCTTCCGCAGCCTAGAGAGTTTGACATGCTT AAACCTCTCATCAAACAACTTCAAGGGGATTATACCAGTTGAGTTGGGGCATATCATTAATCTAGATACATT GGATCTATCTAGCAATAATTTTTCAGGGCATGTGCCAGCATCTGTTGGTTATCTAGAGCATCTCCTGACCCT GAATTTGAGTCATAACCACCTTGATGGTTCCTTGCCTGCTGAATTTGGGAATCTCAGAAGCATTGAGATTCT TGATTTGTCATTCAACAATATCTCTGGTAGCATTCCTCCGGAAATTGGACAGCTGCAGAACCTTATGTCTCT GTTTATGAACCACAATGATCTGCGTGGGAAGATTCCTGATCAGTTGACTAATTGTTTCAGTCTAACCTCACT aAATTTGTCCTATAATAACCTTTCTGGTGTAATTCCTTCAATGAAGAACTTCTCATGGTTTTCTGCTGACAG CTTCCTTGGAAATTCTTTACTATGTGGAGATTGGTTAGGATCAAAATGCCGTCCTTACATACCAAAATCAAGAG agATTTTTTCGAGAGTTGCTGTTGTATGCCTCATTCTTGGAATTATGATATTGTTGGCCATGGTATTTGTAGCATTCTACAGATCCAGCCAATCGAAGCAATTGATGAAAGGAACCAGTGGAACTGGGCAAGGCATGTTGAATG GTCCTCCAAAACTAGTTATTCTTCACATGGATATGGCTATCCACACCTTGGATGATATAATCAGAGGTACTGAGAATCTCAGTGAGAAATATATCATAGGGTATGGTGCCTCTAGCACTGTATACAAATGTGTTTTGAAGAATTCCCGACCAATTGCAATTAAGCGACTGTACAACCAACAACCACACAATATAAGGGAGTTTGAGACCGAACTTGAAACAGTTGGTAGCATTAGACATAGAAATCTTGTCACCTTGCATGGATATGCTCTTACTCCCTATGGAAATCTTCTTTTCTATGACTATATGGCGAATGGCTCACTGTGGGATCTTCTACATG gtcctttgaaggtgaaacTTGATTGGGAAACTCGCCTGAGGATTGCTGTTGGAGCAGCCGAAGGGCTTGCATATCTCCATCATGACTGCAATCCACGAATAGTTCACAGAGACATCAAGTCTTCAAATATTCTGTTGGATGAGAACTTTGAGGCGCATCTTTCTGACTTTGGCACGGCAAAATGTATCTCAACAGCAAAAACTCACGCATCAACTTATGTCCTTGGAACTATAGGCTATATTGACCCTGAGTATGCCCGAACATCTAGGCTGAATGAAAAATCAGATGTGTATAGTTTTGGAATAGTTCTGCTGGAGCTACTTACTGGGAAGAAGGCCGTGGACAATGAGTCCAATTTGCATCAATTG ATATTGTCCAAGGCAGATAACAACACTGTAATGGAAGCTGTGGATCCAGAGGTCTCTATTACCTGCACTGATCTGGCTCATGTCAAGAAGACCTTTCAGCTTGCTTTGCTTTGCACGAAAAAGAACCCTTCTGAGAGGCCTAGCATGCATGAAGTAGCCAGGGTGCTGGTATCACTACTTCCTTCACCTCCAAGTAAAATCCTTGCCCCTCCTGCAAAGAAGTTCGACTATGCGCATTTTGTGATCGAGAAGGGACAACAGAGAAAAATGGAAGAACAAAAACCTCAGCAGGATAACAACTCATCCAATGCTCAATGGTTTGTTCGCTTTGGGGATGTTATCTCCAAGAGCACTTGA